The following are encoded in a window of Brettanomyces bruxellensis chromosome 9, complete sequence genomic DNA:
- a CDS encoding uncharacterized protein (SECRETED:SignalP(1-19)), whose translation MKASSNSLFAALFAAGTLAAYVPSEPWTTLTPSGKLAGSTTDYAGPFGIFISTISNGTSSTTAPSTTGTGAVTSSTTAISQISDGQIQATTKQVVSQIGDGQIQATTATKQVVSQIGDGQIQATTATKQVVSQIGDGQIQATTATKQVVSQIGDGQIQATTATTATKAVVSQINDGQIQATTATTATKAVVSQINDGQIQATTSTSTKSVASQISDGQIQATSSTLVKRAAATTAVHQVGCKSSESLSLSLNSTVLTDSHGRIGSIVANRQFQFDGPPPQAGAIYAAGWSITDDGKLALGENTTFYQCLSGTFYNLYDESIGAQCTAVNFYVVDLVDC comes from the coding sequence ATGAAGGCATCATCCAACAGTTTATTTGCTGCTCTTTTTGCCGCTGGCACTCTTGCTGCTTACGTTCCATCTGAGCCATGGACTACTTTAACGCCTAGTGGAAAGCTTGCTGGTTCAACCACTGACTATGCCGGACCTTTCggtattttcatttccacCATTTCTAACGGCACTTCATCTACTACTGCTCCATCGACTACGGGCACTGGTGCTGTGACCTCATCTACCACTGCTATCTCTCAGATTAGCGATGGTCAGATTCAGGCAACCACCAAGCAGGTGGTCTCGCAGATTGGAGATGGTCAGATTCAGGCTACAACTGCAACTAAGCAAGTTGTTTCACAAATTGGTGATGGCCAGATTCAGGCAACCACTGCCACAAAGCAAGTTGTCTCACAGATTGGCGATGGTCAAATACAAGCTACCACTGCTACCAAGCAGGTCGTCTCTCAAATTGGTGATGGCCAAATCCAGGCTACCACTGCAACTACTGCCACAAAAGCTGTTGTCTCCCAAATAAACGATGGTCAGATACAAGCTACCACAGCCACTACCGCAACCAAGGCAGTTGTTTCTCAGATTAACGATGGCCAGATTCAGGCTACTACATCCACATCCACAAAGTCTGTTGCTTCTCAGATTAGTGATGGTCAGATCCAAGCTACTTCTTCGACTCTTGTCAAGAGAGCTGCTGCTACTACTGCCGTTCACCAGGTCGGTTGCAAGAGTTCCGAGTCTTTGTCTCTGTCATTAAACAGCACTGTGTTAACTGACAGTCACGGAAGAATTGGATCTATTGTTGCTAACAGACAGTTCCAGTTTGATGGCCCACCACCACAGGCTGGTGCCATTTATGCTGCTGGATGGTCTATCACTGATGATGGAAAATTGGCCCTTGGTGAGAACACTACATTCTACCAGTGCTTGTCTGGAACCTTCTACAACTTGTACGACGAGTCAATTGGTGCCCAATGCACTGCTGTCAACTTCTACGTTGTCGACTTGGTTGACTGTTAA